The Streptomonospora litoralis genome window below encodes:
- a CDS encoding TetR family transcriptional regulator yields the protein MPPDSDASKARILRAAAAEFAEHGISGARVNRIAQRANANKQLIYAYFGDKETLFDIVLRDRLAALAEDVPLDPADLPGYAGEVFDYILEHPELARLSGWELLERDGACDTGDRRAASYRAKVAAVAEAQRRGLADPHTDPVHLLALLLALAATWLHSPYAVRALDEDGAEATRRRRREVVVEAARRVVAPPA from the coding sequence ATGCCTCCAGACTCAGACGCCAGCAAGGCCCGCATCCTGCGGGCGGCGGCGGCCGAGTTCGCCGAGCACGGCATCTCCGGAGCCCGCGTCAACCGGATCGCGCAGCGGGCGAATGCGAACAAGCAGCTCATCTACGCCTACTTCGGCGACAAGGAGACGCTGTTCGACATCGTGCTGCGGGACCGGCTCGCCGCCCTCGCCGAAGATGTCCCGCTCGATCCCGCGGACCTGCCCGGCTATGCCGGGGAGGTCTTCGACTACATCCTCGAACACCCCGAGCTGGCACGGCTGTCGGGGTGGGAGCTGCTGGAGCGCGACGGGGCGTGCGACACCGGCGACCGCCGCGCGGCCTCCTATCGCGCCAAGGTCGCGGCGGTGGCCGAGGCGCAGCGCCGGGGCCTGGCGGACCCGCACACCGATCCGGTGCACCTGCTCGCCCTACTGCTGGCGCTGGCGGCGACGTGGCTGCACTCCCCCTACGCGGTGCGCGCCCTGGACGAGGACGGCGCCGAGGCCACCCGCCGGCGCCGGCGCGAAGTCGTCGTCGAGGCGGCCCGGCGGGTGGTCGCCCCGCCCGCGTAG
- a CDS encoding aldo/keto reductase, with product MDYAPLGRTGVRVSPLTLGAMNFGSWANTDHDDGVRIIHRALDAGINVIDTADVYSAGESEEIVGKALAGRRDDVVLATKAHMPMGESPNMAGNSRRWLVREVENSLRRLNTDHIDLYQIHRPDPDCDIDETLGALTDLVRDGKIRYAGCSTFPAHEIVEAHWVAERRGRERFVTEQPPYSILARGIEADVLPVTRSYGMGVLPWSPLAGGWLSGKYRKGAKVESPRMDRLPDRYDPDRPQNAAKLEAVEQLVRLAEDNGLTLVELALAFVLEHPAVSSAIIGPRTMEQLESQLSAADIRLSTEVLDRIDEIVPPGSNLNPADAGWTPPALQAAARRR from the coding sequence ATGGATTACGCACCATTGGGCCGCACCGGCGTCCGGGTCAGTCCGCTGACCCTGGGCGCGATGAACTTCGGCTCCTGGGCGAACACCGACCACGACGACGGCGTGCGTATCATCCACCGCGCACTCGACGCCGGCATCAACGTCATCGACACCGCCGACGTCTACTCCGCCGGGGAATCCGAGGAGATCGTCGGCAAGGCCCTCGCCGGACGCCGCGACGACGTCGTCCTCGCGACGAAGGCGCACATGCCCATGGGCGAGAGCCCCAACATGGCGGGCAACTCGCGCCGCTGGCTGGTGCGCGAGGTGGAGAACAGCCTGCGCCGGCTGAACACCGACCACATCGACCTTTACCAGATCCACCGGCCCGACCCCGATTGCGACATCGACGAGACGCTGGGCGCGCTGACCGACCTCGTGCGGGACGGCAAGATCCGCTACGCCGGATGCTCGACCTTCCCCGCACACGAGATCGTGGAGGCGCACTGGGTCGCCGAACGGCGCGGCCGGGAGCGTTTCGTCACCGAGCAGCCGCCCTACTCCATCCTCGCCCGCGGCATCGAGGCCGACGTGCTGCCCGTTACCCGAAGCTACGGCATGGGCGTGCTGCCCTGGAGTCCGCTCGCCGGCGGGTGGCTCTCGGGCAAGTACCGCAAGGGCGCGAAGGTGGAAAGCCCGCGGATGGACAGGCTGCCCGACCGCTACGATCCGGACCGCCCGCAGAACGCCGCCAAGCTGGAGGCCGTCGAGCAGCTCGTGCGGCTGGCGGAGGACAACGGCCTCACGCTCGTCGAACTGGCGCTGGCCTTCGTGCTGGAGCATCCCGCCGTCAGCTCGGCGATCATCGGACCGCGGACGATGGAACAGCTGGAGTCGCAGCTCAGCGCCGCCGACATCCGGCTCTCCACCGAGGTCCTGGACCGGATCGACGAGATCGTCCCGCCCGGCTCCAACCTCAACCCCGCCGACGCCGGCTGGACCCCGCCGGCTCTGCAGGCGGCCGCGCGGCGCCGCTGA